From Desulfobaccales bacterium:
GTATTTTACCTGTAACGCCGGCTGGGGGAAAGAGGAGGGCAGGGCCAGCTTTTGGTTATCATAGACCCCAGGGGCCGGAAACGGGAGAGCCCCCTGCCATTGGGCGGCGGAAATCCTGAGGACACGCGGGGAAACAGCCAAGGGAAGGGAGGAAGCCCGGGTGCTTGACACACCTCGGGTGGGAACTGATGCCCTACGAGCTCTGCAGTGAGGTCAATGCGGCCTTCTGGGAAGAGCTGGCGCAGGCGGCCCCCCAGGAGCTCTGCCGGCGCAGCGGCGCCCGCTGTGTGCCCGAGGGCTATCTCCTCCCTTTTCTCAATCGGGAGCTCACGCTGCTCCCCCGGGAGCGCCGGCTCCTGGACCCGGCCCGCCCGGAGACCGATCCCGGCTTTCGCCTCTGTCTTACTTCTCTTTTGTACCTGCTGAAGGTGGACCCGGCCGCCTTGGGGCCGCCGGTGAGCCCCCTGGAGCTGGCCGGGGGGGCCACCTTCTTTAGGGGCCAGCACGGCTTGCCCCACGCCGCCCTGGAAAACCGCTTCGGTGAGGATCCGGAGGCGCTCCTGGCCGCCGGCCGGCGCCTGGGGGGCGAGGTCCGGCCCGCCG
This genomic window contains:
- a CDS encoding DUF3786 domain-containing protein — encoded protein: MTHLGWELMPYELCSEVNAAFWEELAQAAPQELCRRSGARCVPEGYLLPFLNRELTLLPRERRLLDPARPETDPGFRLCLTSLLYLLKVDPAALGPPVSPLELAGGATFFRGQHGLPHAALENRFGEDPEALLAAGRRLGGEVRPAGDAALAFQVFPGLWVEVVLWRGDEEFPPQASFAVPAHLDRFWHLDAVWGLLNLVVQELIAAASKHA